Proteins found in one Amycolatopsis aidingensis genomic segment:
- a CDS encoding winged helix-turn-helix transcriptional regulator, which translates to MRWSEIRNEDCSVARALSVVGERWTMLVLREAFNRTRRFEDFQRRTGAPRPVLAERLRALTEDGVLHRTRYARRPDRFEYRLTEKGLDLYPVVVSLMAWGDRWMAGEEGPPVRLTHRACETTVTPRLTCPACGEPVRARDMRVAH; encoded by the coding sequence ATGCGCTGGTCGGAGATCCGGAACGAGGACTGCTCGGTGGCCCGCGCCCTGTCGGTCGTCGGCGAGCGCTGGACCATGCTGGTGCTGCGCGAGGCCTTCAACCGCACCCGGCGGTTCGAGGACTTCCAGCGGCGGACCGGTGCGCCGCGACCGGTGCTGGCCGAGCGGCTGCGCGCGCTCACCGAGGACGGGGTGCTGCACCGGACCCGCTACGCCCGGCGGCCGGACCGGTTCGAGTACCGGCTCACCGAGAAGGGGCTGGACCTCTACCCGGTCGTGGTGTCCCTGATGGCCTGGGGCGACCGGTGGATGGCCGGCGAGGAGGGCCCGCCGGTGCGGCTGACCCACCGCGCCTGCGAGACCACGGTGACCCCGCGGCTCACCTGCCCGGCCTGCGGCGAACCGGTGCGCGCGCGGGACATGCGGGTGGCGCACTGA
- a CDS encoding PaaI family thioesterase — protein sequence MTAVDPAGMSGLELLRLASTLPEEQRPPGIGSLLGMEIEEVEEGRVVFGLRPRPEFANPLGTVHGGIPSTVLDSAMACAVHTTLPAGAGYTSLELKVNFVRTIRLDEEWIRGEGTVIHVGTRTATAEGRITDAAGRLLAHGTTTCMLFR from the coding sequence ATGACCGCCGTGGACCCCGCCGGTATGTCCGGACTGGAACTGCTCCGCCTCGCCAGCACGCTGCCCGAGGAGCAGCGCCCGCCGGGTATCGGTTCGCTGCTCGGCATGGAGATCGAGGAGGTCGAGGAGGGCAGGGTGGTCTTCGGGCTGCGGCCCCGCCCGGAGTTCGCCAACCCGCTCGGCACGGTGCACGGCGGGATCCCGTCCACGGTGCTGGACTCCGCGATGGCCTGCGCCGTGCACACCACGTTGCCCGCCGGTGCCGGGTACACCTCGCTGGAGCTGAAGGTCAACTTCGTCCGCACGATCCGGCTGGACGAGGAGTGGATCCGCGGCGAGGGCACCGTGATCCATGTCGGCACCCGCACCGCCACGGCGGAGGGCCGGATCACCGATGCGGCGGGGCGGTTGCTTGCGCACGGCACTACCACCTGCATGCTGTTCCGCTGA
- the recD2 gene encoding SF1B family DNA helicase RecD2, whose translation MLEATLERITFANEDTGYTVARVDPGRGGDLVTVVGSLLGAQPGEALRMVGRWGSHPQYGKQFHVEDYSTVLPATVQGVRRYLGSGLIKGIGPKLAEKIVDHFGVGALEVIEHEPDRLIEVPKLGPKRTALIAKAWEEQKAIKEVMVFLQGIGLSTSLAVRIYKQYADSSIEVVRTEPYRLATDVWGIGFKTADTIAKAVGIPHDSPQRIKAGLQFTLSEATGNGHCFLPDQELIAEAIKILQVDTGLVIDCLAQLVDEEGVAREEIPDADGEEVRAIYLLPFHRAEISLSAQLLRLLRTSADRLPAFAGVDWAKALSWLHGRTGTELAPEQESAVRQALTERISVLTGGPGCGKSFTVRSIVLLAAAKKAKIVLAAPTGRAAKRLTELTGHEAATVHRLLELKPGGDAAYDRDRPLEADLVVVDEASMLDLLLANKLAKAIAPGTHLLLVGDVDQLPSVGAGEVLRDLLAPGTPVPHVRLTQIFRQAGESGVVTNAHRINAGEYPLTKGLPDFFHFNVDDPEEAAKLTVDVVARRIPAKFGLNPRRDVQVLAPMHRGPAGAGALNALLQEALTPPRPDLPERRFGGRVFRAGDKVTQLRNNYDKGANGVFNGTQGVVVRVDLDEQQLIVRTDDEEEVEYEFTELDELAHAYAVSIHRSQGSEYPCVVIPVTTSAWMMLQRNLLYTAVTRAKKLVVLVGSKKAIGQAVRAVGAGRRHTGLAHRLQEAPG comes from the coding sequence GTGCTGGAAGCGACGCTGGAACGGATCACCTTCGCCAACGAGGACACCGGCTACACCGTCGCCAGGGTGGATCCCGGCCGCGGGGGTGACCTGGTCACCGTCGTGGGCTCGCTGCTGGGCGCGCAGCCGGGTGAGGCGCTGCGGATGGTCGGCCGGTGGGGCTCACATCCGCAGTACGGCAAGCAGTTCCACGTCGAGGACTACAGCACCGTGCTGCCCGCGACGGTGCAGGGGGTGCGCCGCTACCTCGGTTCCGGGCTGATCAAGGGCATCGGCCCGAAGCTCGCGGAGAAGATCGTCGACCACTTCGGGGTCGGCGCGCTCGAGGTGATCGAGCACGAGCCGGACCGGCTGATCGAGGTACCCAAACTCGGGCCGAAACGCACCGCGCTGATCGCGAAGGCGTGGGAGGAGCAGAAGGCCATCAAGGAGGTGATGGTCTTCCTCCAGGGCATCGGGCTGTCCACCTCACTGGCCGTGCGGATCTACAAGCAGTACGCCGACTCCTCGATCGAGGTCGTGCGCACCGAGCCGTACCGGCTGGCAACGGACGTGTGGGGAATCGGGTTCAAGACCGCCGACACGATCGCCAAGGCGGTAGGCATCCCGCACGACAGCCCGCAACGGATCAAGGCCGGCCTGCAGTTCACCCTCTCCGAGGCCACCGGCAACGGGCACTGCTTCCTGCCGGACCAGGAACTCATCGCCGAGGCGATCAAGATCCTGCAGGTGGACACCGGACTGGTGATCGACTGCCTGGCGCAGCTGGTGGATGAGGAGGGCGTGGCGCGCGAGGAGATCCCCGACGCGGACGGCGAAGAGGTGCGAGCCATCTACCTGCTGCCCTTCCATCGCGCGGAGATCTCGCTTTCCGCCCAGCTGCTGCGGCTGCTGCGCACCAGCGCCGACCGGCTGCCCGCCTTCGCGGGCGTCGACTGGGCGAAGGCGCTGTCCTGGCTGCACGGCCGGACCGGCACCGAACTGGCCCCGGAGCAGGAGTCCGCGGTCCGGCAGGCACTCACCGAGCGGATCTCGGTGCTCACCGGCGGGCCCGGTTGCGGCAAGAGCTTCACCGTACGCTCCATCGTGCTGCTCGCCGCCGCGAAGAAGGCCAAGATCGTGCTGGCCGCGCCAACCGGGCGTGCGGCCAAGCGGCTCACCGAACTCACCGGGCACGAGGCGGCGACCGTGCACCGGCTGCTCGAGCTCAAGCCGGGTGGGGACGCCGCATACGACCGGGACCGGCCGCTGGAGGCCGATCTCGTCGTGGTGGACGAGGCTTCCATGCTGGACCTGCTGCTGGCCAACAAGCTGGCCAAGGCCATCGCCCCCGGCACGCACCTGCTGCTGGTCGGAGACGTGGACCAGCTCCCATCGGTCGGCGCCGGTGAGGTGCTGCGCGACCTGCTCGCCCCTGGAACGCCGGTGCCGCACGTGCGGCTGACCCAGATCTTCCGCCAGGCTGGCGAGTCCGGCGTCGTCACCAACGCGCACCGGATCAACGCCGGGGAATACCCGCTCACCAAAGGGCTTCCGGACTTCTTCCACTTCAATGTGGACGATCCGGAGGAGGCGGCGAAGCTGACGGTGGACGTGGTGGCCCGGCGTATCCCGGCCAAGTTCGGCCTGAACCCGCGGCGGGACGTGCAGGTGCTGGCCCCGATGCACCGCGGCCCCGCGGGGGCAGGCGCGCTGAACGCCCTGTTGCAGGAGGCCCTGACCCCGCCCCGGCCCGACCTGCCGGAGCGCAGGTTCGGCGGGCGGGTCTTTCGGGCCGGGGACAAGGTCACCCAGCTGCGCAACAACTACGACAAGGGCGCGAACGGGGTGTTCAACGGCACCCAGGGAGTGGTCGTCCGGGTCGACCTTGACGAGCAGCAGCTCATCGTGCGCACCGATGACGAGGAGGAGGTGGAGTACGAGTTCACCGAGCTGGACGAGCTCGCCCACGCCTACGCGGTGAGCATCCATCGCTCGCAGGGCAGCGAGTACCCCTGCGTGGTGATCCCGGTGACCACCAGCGCGTGGATGATGTTGCAGCGCAACCTGCTCTACACCGCGGTGACCCGGGCGAAGAAGCTGGTCGTGCTGGTGGGCTCGAAGAAGGCCATCGGGCAGGCGGTGCGCGCGGTCGGCGCGGGACGCAGGCACACCGGCCTCGCGCACCGGTTACAGGAGGCGCCAGGGTAG
- a CDS encoding SIS domain-containing protein translates to MAEVARQRIRSLLDDLDQGCAEAIPAAAGLVLNAIESGGVVHAAGAGHSLAMVCETFYRAGGLAAVRPLWEPAVLPLTGALRSTDAEREFGRGRALVQSAAPVPPDVMVVFSTSGRNPYPVEIAKEARARDVPVLAVTSLPASAEATDRAGSRLADHATIVLDTGVPPGDVVYPGEEPRTCAVSTILGAYLWSMLLARLHDLADERGVRLPVWTSSNVPGGDERNADLLARYGERIPELATLR, encoded by the coding sequence ATGGCCGAAGTAGCTCGTCAACGCATCCGATCGCTGCTGGATGACCTGGACCAGGGTTGTGCGGAAGCGATTCCCGCTGCCGCCGGGCTCGTGCTGAACGCCATCGAGAGCGGCGGGGTGGTGCACGCGGCCGGTGCGGGTCATTCGCTGGCGATGGTGTGCGAGACCTTCTACCGGGCGGGCGGCCTGGCCGCGGTACGCCCGCTGTGGGAACCGGCGGTGCTGCCGCTGACCGGCGCGCTGCGCAGCACGGACGCCGAGCGGGAGTTCGGCCGCGGGCGGGCGCTGGTGCAGTCGGCGGCGCCGGTACCGCCGGACGTCATGGTGGTGTTCTCCACCAGCGGCCGGAACCCCTACCCGGTGGAGATTGCCAAGGAGGCGCGGGCAAGGGACGTGCCGGTACTCGCGGTGACCTCGCTGCCCGCCTCGGCGGAGGCCACCGACCGCGCGGGCAGCAGGCTGGCCGACCACGCCACCATCGTGCTGGACACCGGTGTGCCGCCCGGCGACGTGGTGTACCCGGGCGAGGAGCCGCGTACCTGCGCGGTATCCACCATCCTCGGCGCGTACCTGTGGTCCATGCTGCTGGCACGGCTGCACGACCTCGCGGACGAGCGTGGCGTCCGGCTTCCGGTGTGGACGAGCTCCAACGTGCCCGGCGGGGACGAGCGCAACGCCGACCTGCTCGCCCGCTACGGCGAGCGGATCCCGGAGCTGGCCACGCTGCGCTGA